The following proteins are encoded in a genomic region of Sorangiineae bacterium MSr12523:
- a CDS encoding anion transporter yields MIAAIIFAFTYVAFSVGRVPGLRSDRVAASIIGAVLLVAFRVLSVSEAQASVDGATLGLLFGMMVLSAALEVSGAFSMIGFWVTRRARNPLALLIAVSVSSALLSAFLINDVVCIAFTPLVLQIADALERDPRPYLLALATSSNIGSVATITGNPQNILIGSLSQISYGRFAFFLAPVAVLALIVNGVIIWLLYRRELGGAFTARSATNKPHVYRRWIRKSSIVTAGVLLAFVLGIPPAVVALLGASAMLLTRAVNPKRLYVRIDWTLLALFTGLFVVVAGVEKAGLAERLLDALQPLHPQSVWGLTLISAILSNVVSNVPAVMVLKSLVPHLPNAESAWLTLAMASTLAGNLTLPGSLATIIVVERAKNRADISFLDFLKVGIPSGVASLLIGAAWLAWHA; encoded by the coding sequence GTGATCGCGGCCATCATTTTCGCCTTCACCTACGTGGCCTTCTCCGTGGGCCGCGTACCCGGACTGCGCTCGGATCGGGTGGCCGCCTCCATCATTGGCGCGGTGCTTCTCGTTGCGTTCCGCGTGCTGTCGGTCTCCGAAGCGCAGGCCTCCGTCGACGGTGCGACCCTCGGGCTCTTGTTCGGCATGATGGTCCTCTCGGCAGCGCTGGAGGTCTCGGGCGCCTTTTCGATGATTGGCTTCTGGGTCACGCGGCGCGCGCGCAACCCGCTGGCCTTGCTCATCGCGGTGTCGGTGTCGTCGGCGTTGCTGTCGGCGTTCCTGATCAACGACGTGGTGTGCATCGCCTTCACGCCGCTGGTGCTGCAGATCGCCGACGCGCTCGAGCGCGATCCGCGGCCATATTTGCTGGCGCTGGCCACGTCATCGAACATTGGCAGCGTGGCCACCATCACGGGCAACCCGCAGAACATCCTCATTGGGTCCCTGTCGCAGATTTCCTATGGCCGCTTCGCGTTCTTCCTGGCGCCGGTGGCGGTGCTCGCGCTGATCGTGAACGGCGTGATCATTTGGCTGCTGTACCGGCGCGAGCTCGGGGGCGCCTTCACTGCGCGCTCGGCGACGAACAAGCCCCATGTGTACCGTCGCTGGATCCGCAAGAGCAGCATCGTGACGGCGGGTGTCCTGCTGGCCTTCGTGCTCGGGATCCCGCCCGCCGTGGTGGCGCTGCTCGGTGCGTCGGCCATGCTCCTCACGCGCGCGGTCAATCCGAAGCGCCTTTACGTGCGCATCGATTGGACGTTGCTCGCGCTCTTCACGGGATTGTTCGTCGTGGTGGCGGGCGTCGAAAAGGCGGGGCTCGCCGAGCGGCTGCTCGATGCGCTGCAGCCGCTTCACCCGCAAAGCGTGTGGGGCCTCACGTTGATTTCGGCCATTCTCTCCAACGTGGTCAGCAACGTGCCCGCCGTCATGGTGCTCAAATCCCTCGTTCCGCACCTGCCCAACGCGGAGTCGGCGTGGCTAACCTTGGCGATGGCGTCGACGTTGGCGGGCAATCTGACGCTTCCGGGCTCGCTCGCGACGATCATCGTGGTGGAGCGCGCCAAGAACCGCGCGGACATCTCCTTCCTCGATTTTCTGAAGGTGGGCATCCCTTCGGGCGTGGCGAGCTTGCTCATCGGCGCGGCGTGGCTCGCCTGGCACGCGTGA
- a CDS encoding hybrid sensor histidine kinase/response regulator, whose protein sequence is MPRVLHIEDDPRNRLLVRKLLTADGLEVIDAPDGLEGVRLALAQRPDLVLVDINIPGLDGYEVTLRLRNEAGLRGVPIVAITAEGERETSFAVGCDGFLQKPIDARSFARQIRDYLEGRRELPAGLSDTGERLRMQSGRIVAHLETKVAELSAANERLRDMDRLRTAFYRNVSHELATPLTPIVGYLRMLIDGELGEVATPQKKALRAMDDCVRRLRASLDNLVDVTGLETGKMRFFNREYDFLDTVRRAIAQQADAMAERRLALIEELPHGPIPAYGDSDRLQRAILQLLDNAVKFSPEGGTIGIAVWETESTCEVLVADTGPGVPQDRTERIFEPFFQVDGSPTRAHGGVGVGLAIVRRVARGLGGDVRIQAGAQLGHTVFQGAVFVLSVARHAPTVVADARI, encoded by the coding sequence ATGCCGCGTGTCCTCCATATCGAAGACGATCCGCGAAACCGCCTTTTGGTCCGCAAACTGCTGACCGCCGACGGTCTCGAGGTGATCGACGCTCCCGATGGCCTCGAAGGCGTGCGTTTGGCGCTGGCTCAGCGACCCGACCTCGTTCTCGTGGACATAAACATTCCCGGTCTCGACGGATACGAGGTGACGCTGCGCTTGCGCAACGAAGCGGGTCTCCGCGGCGTGCCCATCGTGGCCATCACCGCCGAAGGCGAACGGGAAACGAGTTTTGCCGTCGGATGCGACGGCTTTCTGCAGAAGCCCATCGATGCGCGAAGTTTCGCCCGCCAGATCCGGGATTACCTCGAGGGACGGCGCGAGCTGCCGGCGGGGCTTTCCGATACCGGGGAACGATTGCGCATGCAGAGCGGGCGTATCGTCGCGCACCTCGAGACGAAGGTGGCCGAGCTATCCGCCGCCAATGAGCGCCTGCGCGACATGGATCGGCTGCGGACGGCGTTTTACCGCAACGTCTCGCACGAGCTGGCAACCCCGCTGACGCCCATCGTCGGCTACTTGCGCATGCTCATCGATGGAGAGCTCGGCGAGGTGGCCACGCCGCAGAAGAAGGCGCTGCGCGCGATGGATGACTGCGTGCGGCGGCTTCGCGCGAGCCTCGACAACCTGGTCGACGTGACCGGTCTCGAGACCGGCAAGATGCGGTTTTTCAACCGCGAGTACGACTTCCTCGACACCGTGCGCAGGGCCATCGCGCAGCAGGCCGATGCCATGGCCGAGCGGCGCCTTGCGCTCATCGAGGAGCTTCCCCACGGGCCCATTCCGGCGTACGGCGATTCGGACCGGCTCCAGCGCGCGATTCTGCAGCTGCTCGACAACGCCGTGAAGTTCAGCCCGGAGGGCGGCACCATCGGCATCGCCGTATGGGAAACGGAATCGACGTGCGAGGTGCTCGTGGCCGACACCGGTCCCGGCGTGCCGCAAGATCGCACCGAGCGCATCTTCGAGCCATTTTTCCAGGTCGACGGCTCGCCGACGCGCGCGCATGGCGGCGTCGGCGTTGGCCTCGCCATCGTGCGCCGGGTCGCACGCGGACTCGGCGGCGACGTGCGCATCCAGGCCGGTGCCCAGCTCGGTCACACCGTCTTTCAGGGCGCGGTGTTCGTGCTCTCGGTGGCCCGACACGCACCGACTGTGGTAGCTGACGCGCGAATTTGA
- a CDS encoding cysteine desulfurase, which yields MNRVYLDWNATTPPLPEVVEAMGAALRGAWANPSSIHAEGRGARAYVENARAAVAELAGIDPRDIVLTSGGTEANNLALRSAFARAPGTLVTSRLEHPSITRVAEALEAEGKARVRWLRVGASGRIDLDDLERALGEDDVRIVALQAVNHETGVVQPTAEAIGMASARGVWVHVDAVQAFGRIDVAGINPACGDGIKVTRSLAAHKMRGPKGIGALVTRADILLEPLLRGGAQERGIRPGTLDPVAAAGFAVAAKHARSGPERYAGVAALRDRLEAGLVRLDPGCEVNGAKETRAPHVTNVAFSTWNGPELVAALDLEGVSISSGSACSAGTIEPSPVITAMHDEARARRSARFSLGEATTEEAIDMALEAIGRVFARASAR from the coding sequence ATGAACCGCGTTTATCTGGATTGGAACGCGACCACGCCGCCGCTGCCCGAGGTCGTCGAAGCAATGGGCGCGGCGCTGCGCGGTGCATGGGCGAACCCGTCGAGCATCCACGCCGAAGGGCGCGGGGCACGCGCCTACGTGGAGAATGCGCGGGCCGCGGTGGCCGAGCTCGCGGGGATCGATCCGCGCGACATCGTGCTCACGTCCGGCGGGACGGAGGCGAACAACTTGGCGCTGCGTTCGGCCTTCGCGCGTGCGCCGGGGACGCTGGTGACGAGCCGCCTGGAGCACCCGTCGATCACGCGGGTCGCGGAGGCGCTCGAGGCCGAGGGCAAGGCGCGCGTGCGATGGTTGCGCGTGGGCGCGTCGGGTCGCATCGACCTCGACGATTTGGAGCGCGCGTTGGGCGAAGACGACGTGCGCATCGTGGCGCTGCAGGCGGTGAACCACGAGACGGGGGTCGTGCAGCCGACGGCGGAGGCCATCGGCATGGCCTCGGCGCGTGGCGTTTGGGTGCACGTGGATGCGGTGCAGGCCTTCGGTCGCATCGACGTGGCCGGGATCAACCCGGCATGCGGCGACGGTATCAAAGTGACGCGGAGCCTCGCGGCCCATAAAATGCGCGGGCCCAAGGGCATTGGGGCGCTGGTCACGCGCGCGGATATTCTGCTGGAACCGCTGCTGCGCGGCGGCGCACAAGAGCGCGGGATTCGGCCGGGGACACTCGATCCGGTGGCCGCGGCAGGCTTTGCGGTGGCGGCGAAGCACGCGCGCTCGGGCCCGGAGCGCTACGCCGGCGTGGCCGCCTTGCGGGATCGTCTCGAGGCGGGGCTCGTGCGCCTCGATCCGGGCTGCGAGGTGAATGGCGCGAAGGAGACGCGTGCACCGCACGTCACCAACGTGGCGTTCTCCACGTGGAACGGGCCGGAGCTCGTGGCGGCGCTCGATTTGGAAGGGGTAAGCATCTCCAGCGGCAGCGCGTGCAGTGCAGGGACCATCGAGCCCTCGCCGGTCATCACGGCCATGCACGACGAGGCGCGCGCACGACGGTCCGCACGCTTTTCGCTGGGAGAAGCGACGACCGAGGAGGCCATCGACATGGCGCTCGAGGCCATTGGTCGCGTGTTCGCGCGCGCGAGTGCTCGGTGA
- a CDS encoding MarR family transcriptional regulator gives MTKAKRDLVGALAATCGERFPEWDTEALILSMRLGHIARQQQARCEEISDRHGMGPAGFLTMALLATAPEGEGLTPGDLMDCMDCPSGTVTHRLNLLERAGLLRRQVDPADRRSFRLHITPLGLEKLEASAGEYFAALREPFGKLTRAERQTLEALLRKAGGGLKCQPT, from the coding sequence ATGACGAAGGCGAAGCGGGACTTGGTGGGGGCACTGGCCGCGACCTGCGGGGAACGGTTTCCCGAGTGGGACACCGAGGCGTTGATTCTCTCGATGCGCCTGGGCCACATCGCGCGGCAGCAGCAGGCGCGGTGCGAGGAGATCTCCGATCGCCACGGTATGGGCCCCGCCGGCTTTCTCACCATGGCTCTTCTGGCCACGGCGCCGGAGGGGGAAGGGCTGACGCCGGGGGATCTCATGGACTGCATGGACTGCCCGAGCGGCACCGTCACGCACCGTCTCAACTTGCTGGAGCGCGCAGGGCTCCTACGCCGTCAGGTGGATCCGGCGGATCGTCGCAGCTTTCGTCTTCACATCACGCCGCTCGGTTTGGAAAAACTGGAAGCCTCGGCCGGCGAGTACTTTGCCGCCTTGCGCGAGCCGTTCGGCAAGCTCACGCGCGCCGAACGGCAGACGCTGGAGGCGCTCTTGCGTAAGGCGGGCGGCGGGTTGAAGTGTCAGCCGACGTAG
- a CDS encoding dienelactone hydrolase family protein has protein sequence MNEIQRYLQDEVVLDCADGIISRREALRRLGLMGLTAAAASNLLAGCGDTKEPNVPASASTHAAGGGAESVTFAGPEGRTLRGAWARADSPRGGVLVIHENKGLLEHFRVVAQRFAMAGYSALAVDLLSEEGGTAALGEPANATAALSKTPPERFVADMKAGLDELAKRTPGVKLGAIGFCFGGGMTWRLVGTKDPRLAAAAPFYGPLPEGADFTGAKTAVLGVYAELDGRVNASQPAAKAALEKAGLTHEIVTYPGADHAFFNDTGPRYNSAAATQAWSKVLDWFGRYVG, from the coding sequence ATGAACGAGATCCAACGTTACCTCCAAGACGAAGTCGTTCTGGATTGCGCGGACGGAATCATCTCGAGGCGGGAGGCGCTGCGGCGTCTCGGTTTGATGGGGCTGACGGCGGCGGCTGCATCGAACCTTCTCGCCGGGTGTGGCGACACCAAAGAACCCAACGTACCCGCATCCGCGAGCACCCACGCCGCAGGCGGCGGTGCCGAGAGCGTCACCTTTGCGGGCCCCGAAGGTCGCACGTTGCGAGGGGCATGGGCGCGGGCGGATTCACCGCGCGGTGGAGTCCTCGTCATTCACGAGAACAAGGGGCTACTGGAGCACTTTCGCGTCGTCGCCCAACGATTCGCCATGGCGGGGTACTCGGCGCTGGCCGTCGACCTCCTCTCGGAAGAAGGCGGCACCGCCGCACTCGGCGAGCCGGCCAATGCAACGGCGGCGCTCTCCAAGACGCCGCCGGAACGCTTCGTCGCCGACATGAAGGCGGGCCTCGACGAGCTGGCAAAGCGCACCCCCGGAGTCAAACTCGGGGCCATCGGCTTTTGCTTCGGCGGCGGCATGACTTGGCGCCTCGTCGGGACGAAGGATCCGAGGCTCGCGGCCGCCGCACCGTTCTACGGTCCCCTCCCCGAGGGCGCCGACTTCACCGGCGCGAAGACCGCCGTTCTCGGCGTGTACGCGGAGCTCGACGGCCGCGTCAACGCCTCGCAGCCCGCGGCCAAAGCGGCCCTGGAGAAAGCGGGGCTCACCCACGAAATCGTGACGTATCCGGGCGCGGACCACGCCTTCTTCAACGACACCGGGCCACGCTACAACTCCGCCGCGGCCACCCAAGCCTGGAGCAAAGTACTCGACTGGTTCGGCCGCTACGTCGGCTGA
- the hisS gene encoding histidine--tRNA ligase, with translation MNDVLPDEIARWQHLERLFAETARCYGFSEVRTPFVEPTGLFVRTIGEATDVVEKEMYSFTHHDEALTLRPESTAGLARAYVEHRIHTREPVTKWFSCGPMFRAERPQRGRYRQFSQLDCEIYGDPGPGCDAELIDLVVGFMAKLQIPDVRVLVNSIGGPETRVRYREGLVAFLEPRRDGLSADSQRRLGTNPLRILDSKDERDKAIMAEAPNLAEFLSDDDKAHFDGLQRALTALGVPFTVDPLLVRGLDYYTRTLFEVKGGSAKLGAGDTLAGGGRYDNMIEELGGPSVPAIGFAAGVERLVIASEATIEPSRIDAYVSPLGAGAIERAMILGRDLRQHGIATEVDTRGGSLKSQLRRANALGCSVAIILGENEIAAGTAQVKDLLGHTQDSIALSDVVRIVADRLKSRSR, from the coding sequence ATGAACGATGTCCTGCCGGACGAAATTGCCCGCTGGCAGCATCTCGAGCGCCTGTTTGCGGAAACCGCGCGCTGCTACGGCTTTTCGGAGGTGCGCACGCCGTTCGTGGAGCCCACCGGTCTGTTCGTACGCACCATCGGTGAGGCGACCGATGTCGTGGAGAAAGAGATGTACTCTTTCACCCACCACGACGAGGCCCTCACCCTGCGGCCCGAAAGCACCGCGGGCCTGGCGCGTGCCTACGTGGAGCACCGCATCCACACGCGTGAGCCCGTCACGAAGTGGTTCTCCTGCGGCCCCATGTTCCGCGCCGAGCGGCCGCAGCGCGGGCGCTACCGCCAATTTTCGCAGCTCGATTGCGAAATCTATGGAGATCCTGGCCCGGGCTGCGATGCGGAATTGATCGACCTCGTCGTTGGCTTCATGGCCAAGTTGCAGATCCCCGACGTCCGCGTGCTGGTGAACTCCATCGGCGGCCCCGAGACCCGCGTCCGTTACCGCGAGGGATTGGTGGCCTTCCTCGAACCGCGGCGCGACGGGCTGAGTGCCGACTCGCAGCGCCGTCTGGGCACCAACCCACTGCGCATCCTCGATTCGAAGGACGAACGTGACAAGGCCATCATGGCCGAGGCTCCGAACCTCGCCGAATTCCTCTCGGACGACGACAAGGCCCACTTCGATGGCCTGCAGCGGGCACTTACCGCACTTGGGGTCCCCTTCACGGTCGATCCCCTGCTGGTTCGCGGGCTCGACTATTACACGCGCACCTTGTTCGAGGTCAAAGGCGGCAGCGCCAAGCTGGGCGCCGGCGACACGCTCGCGGGCGGCGGGCGTTACGACAATATGATTGAAGAGCTCGGTGGCCCGAGTGTCCCGGCCATTGGCTTCGCGGCGGGCGTCGAACGACTCGTCATCGCCAGCGAGGCGACCATCGAGCCTTCGCGCATCGATGCTTACGTCTCGCCGCTGGGCGCCGGCGCCATCGAACGCGCCATGATCCTGGGGCGCGATCTGCGGCAGCACGGGATTGCGACCGAGGTGGATACGCGTGGGGGCTCGCTGAAAAGCCAACTGCGGAGGGCCAATGCCCTGGGCTGCAGCGTGGCGATCATCCTCGGCGAGAATGAAATCGCGGCGGGGACCGCGCAGGTCAAAGACCTGTTGGGCCACACGCAAGACTCCATCGCCTTGAGCGACGTCGTTCGCATCGTGGCCGATCGATTGAAGTCGAGGAGCCGGTGA
- a CDS encoding branched-chain amino acid aminotransferase: protein MTSTTLFSKVAHPEPASAERLAEILANPGFGKHFTDHIVTVRWTAEKGWHNGRVEPYRPLELQPSAMVLHYGQAIFEGLKAYRRPDGSISTFRPEANAERFRTSARRLAMPELPDEYFIGSLRELVAVDERWVPAAGGEAALYFRPLMIATEASFGVRPAKEYLYVLIASPAGSYFSGGIKPVSVWLCTEFVRAAPGGTGFAKCAGNYAASLQAQAQAAEKGCDQVVWLDAVEHRWIEEMGGMNLFFVFGSGKNATIVTPELNGALLPGVTRKSLLQLASDLGYRIEERRISTEEWEKKATSGELTETFACGTAAVITPVGKVKHARGEFEINGGKAGEISMHLREQLTSIQRGTLPDPHGWMHRLK from the coding sequence ATGACGTCCACGACTTTGTTTTCGAAGGTCGCGCACCCGGAGCCGGCGAGCGCGGAACGGCTGGCGGAAATCCTAGCGAACCCCGGATTTGGCAAGCACTTCACCGATCACATCGTGACGGTTCGATGGACCGCGGAGAAGGGGTGGCACAACGGCCGCGTCGAGCCGTATCGCCCCCTGGAGCTTCAGCCTTCCGCCATGGTTCTCCACTATGGCCAGGCTATTTTCGAAGGCCTCAAGGCGTACCGCCGCCCCGACGGATCGATTTCCACATTCCGGCCCGAGGCGAACGCGGAACGCTTTCGCACCTCGGCGCGCCGTCTGGCCATGCCGGAGCTGCCCGACGAATACTTCATCGGCTCGTTGCGCGAGCTCGTTGCGGTCGACGAGCGTTGGGTTCCCGCCGCCGGCGGTGAGGCCGCGCTCTACTTCCGTCCCTTGATGATCGCGACGGAGGCGAGCTTCGGCGTGCGCCCCGCGAAGGAATACCTCTACGTGCTCATCGCGTCGCCCGCGGGCTCGTACTTCAGCGGCGGCATCAAGCCGGTGAGCGTGTGGCTCTGCACCGAGTTCGTGCGCGCGGCCCCGGGCGGCACCGGCTTCGCCAAGTGCGCGGGCAACTACGCCGCCTCACTGCAGGCGCAGGCGCAGGCCGCGGAAAAAGGTTGCGACCAAGTCGTGTGGCTCGACGCCGTCGAGCATCGCTGGATCGAAGAGATGGGCGGCATGAACCTCTTCTTCGTCTTCGGCTCTGGAAAGAACGCGACCATCGTCACGCCCGAGCTCAACGGAGCACTGCTTCCCGGCGTTACGCGCAAATCACTTTTGCAGCTCGCATCGGATCTCGGTTACCGCATCGAGGAGCGCCGTATCTCCACGGAAGAATGGGAGAAGAAGGCGACCTCGGGCGAACTCACCGAGACGTTCGCGTGCGGCACCGCGGCGGTGATCACGCCCGTCGGCAAAGTGAAGCACGCCCGCGGTGAATTCGAGATCAACGGCGGCAAGGCCGGTGAAATTTCGATGCATTTGCGTGAGCAACTCACCAGCATCCAGCGCGGCACGCTCCCTGATCCGCATGGGTGGATGCATCGTTTGAAGTAA
- a CDS encoding FKBP-type peptidyl-prolyl cis-trans isomerase: MKDLTVGKGKEAKAGDRVSVHYLGTLTDGKKFDASRDHGKPFEFQLGQGMVIKGWDQGVAGMKVGGKRKLTIPYDLAYGERGMPPAIPPRSTLVFEVELLEIK, translated from the coding sequence ATCAAAGATCTCACCGTGGGCAAGGGCAAGGAGGCGAAGGCCGGCGACCGCGTTTCGGTGCACTACCTGGGCACCCTCACCGACGGGAAGAAGTTCGACGCGTCGCGCGACCACGGCAAGCCGTTCGAGTTCCAGCTCGGGCAAGGCATGGTCATCAAGGGCTGGGATCAGGGCGTGGCCGGCATGAAGGTTGGCGGCAAGCGCAAGCTCACCATTCCTTACGATCTGGCCTACGGGGAACGTGGCATGCCCCCGGCGATCCCGCCGCGCTCCACCCTCGTTTTCGAGGTCGAGCTGCTCGAGATCAAGTGA
- the lnt gene encoding apolipoprotein N-acyltransferase, whose amino-acid sequence MKLRLPIEPPLPPWPALGMAALSGFLYFLAFAGIDIWPLAFVAFVPLWIAIRGQRPRLALWLGLVTGATMNVFGFYWLLTMLKTFSGFPTVLCALFVLIICMYQGGRLGLMGWLYARASVRGWPAALVFVAAFVASELLFPLLFPWYYAATVHGQPALTQVADLGGPILVGVVLLLANLAIAEPILARLEKRPLDRRLVQIGAGTLAATLIYGYVRIRMVDAQAAASEAFNVGLVQGNMGLMQKRTDPAEGLRRHQKLTRELKERGTDMVVWSESSVTFAVPEAKADRFMFNNVSSQLGMPAIFGAVLFRVDADRERWFNTALSTDAQGKITARYDKEFLLAFGEYLPFGDTFPILYQWSPNSGKFSPGDKLDPLLVRTASGEHKVTTLICYEDILPSFTNKAVNHADPELLVNITNDAWFGDTSEPWEHLGLAQFRAIEHHRYLVRSTNSGVSAVIDPVGRVIAHTGTFRIEALQASVRWMRGRTVYEVIGDIPWYLLSLAVAYAAFRKRNLQAT is encoded by the coding sequence ATGAAGCTACGCCTCCCTATCGAGCCTCCCCTGCCCCCGTGGCCTGCTCTCGGCATGGCCGCGCTCTCCGGCTTTCTGTATTTTCTCGCGTTCGCCGGGATCGACATCTGGCCGCTCGCCTTCGTGGCGTTCGTGCCGCTGTGGATCGCCATCCGTGGTCAACGCCCGCGCTTGGCGCTGTGGCTGGGCCTCGTGACCGGGGCGACGATGAACGTGTTCGGCTTTTACTGGCTGCTCACGATGCTGAAGACGTTCAGCGGCTTTCCGACGGTGCTGTGCGCGCTCTTCGTGCTGATCATTTGCATGTACCAGGGCGGCCGCTTGGGGCTCATGGGATGGCTCTACGCGCGCGCTTCGGTGCGGGGTTGGCCCGCGGCCCTCGTCTTCGTGGCGGCCTTCGTGGCGAGCGAGCTCCTGTTCCCTCTTCTTTTCCCCTGGTATTACGCGGCCACCGTGCACGGCCAGCCCGCGCTCACCCAGGTGGCCGATCTGGGTGGGCCCATCCTCGTAGGTGTCGTGCTGCTGCTCGCGAACTTGGCCATCGCAGAGCCGATCCTCGCGCGCCTGGAGAAGCGACCGCTGGACCGCCGCTTGGTTCAAATTGGTGCGGGCACCTTGGCCGCCACGTTGATCTATGGCTACGTGCGCATTCGCATGGTCGACGCCCAGGCCGCGGCGAGCGAAGCGTTCAACGTCGGCCTCGTCCAGGGAAATATGGGGCTGATGCAAAAGCGCACGGACCCCGCCGAGGGCCTGCGCCGCCATCAGAAGCTCACGCGTGAGCTCAAGGAACGCGGCACCGACATGGTCGTCTGGAGCGAGTCGTCGGTCACCTTCGCCGTGCCCGAGGCCAAGGCCGATCGCTTCATGTTCAACAACGTGAGCTCGCAGCTCGGGATGCCGGCCATCTTCGGTGCGGTGTTGTTCCGCGTCGATGCGGACCGCGAGCGTTGGTTCAACACGGCGCTTTCGACGGATGCGCAGGGCAAGATCACCGCGCGCTACGACAAGGAATTCCTCCTCGCGTTCGGCGAGTACCTGCCCTTCGGCGACACGTTCCCCATCCTTTACCAATGGTCGCCGAACAGCGGAAAGTTCAGCCCGGGCGACAAGCTCGACCCGCTGCTGGTGCGCACCGCCAGCGGAGAGCACAAGGTCACGACGCTCATCTGCTACGAGGACATCCTTCCGAGCTTCACCAACAAGGCGGTGAACCATGCGGATCCGGAGCTCCTGGTGAACATCACCAACGACGCGTGGTTCGGCGACACCAGCGAGCCTTGGGAGCACCTCGGCCTTGCGCAGTTCCGTGCCATCGAACACCACCGCTACCTCGTCCGCAGCACCAACAGCGGCGTGAGCGCGGTGATCGATCCGGTCGGGCGGGTCATCGCCCACACGGGGACGTTCCGCATCGAAGCCCTTCAGGCGAGTGTGCGCTGGATGCGCGGACGGACCGTGTACGAAGTCATCGGGGATATCCCCTGGTATCTTCTGTCCTTGGCCGTGGCGTACGCAGCCTTTCGCAAACGCAACCTGCAGGCAACGTGA
- a CDS encoding Gfo/Idh/MocA family oxidoreductase — protein sequence MKKIRVGIIGANPERGWAKVAHVPALKALPQFEITAVSTTRRQSAEEAARQFGAAHAFDSAEALAAHPEVDVVTVAVKTPGHGPAVRAAIDAGKHVFCEWPLGTSTAEAEELTARAEAKGVRTAIGLQRRFWPTVRYVRDLVREGAIGRLRSCNISYPVPHMGAKTPAFNAYVSDAANGATLLSIMGGHFLDVVSFALGDIRELSAVVTRQFDTTTVIETGAVLPVTAPHQVLVSGTFDGNAVLAAHFEAGKERGGTDLLLRITGTEGVLELRSEPAHLDPRDLVLFGARGEATSLEKYTVPDRYFGPHGSDLRGSSYALAQVYDALARDIAEGTSLAPSFRDALARHRLLDTIASASSTGQRQRVPA from the coding sequence GTGAAGAAGATCCGTGTAGGCATCATTGGAGCCAATCCGGAGCGCGGCTGGGCAAAGGTCGCGCACGTACCGGCGTTGAAAGCGCTCCCGCAGTTCGAGATCACGGCGGTCAGCACGACGCGGCGGCAAAGCGCGGAAGAGGCCGCCCGCCAGTTCGGTGCGGCGCATGCCTTCGACAGCGCGGAGGCGCTCGCCGCGCATCCGGAAGTCGACGTGGTGACGGTGGCCGTGAAGACGCCCGGTCACGGGCCCGCCGTGCGCGCGGCCATCGATGCCGGCAAGCACGTCTTCTGCGAGTGGCCCCTCGGCACGAGCACCGCCGAGGCGGAAGAATTGACGGCACGCGCCGAGGCCAAAGGCGTTCGCACGGCCATCGGGCTGCAGCGCCGCTTCTGGCCCACCGTTCGCTATGTGCGCGATCTCGTGCGCGAGGGCGCCATTGGCCGGCTTCGCTCGTGCAACATCAGCTACCCCGTGCCGCACATGGGCGCGAAGACGCCCGCGTTCAACGCGTACGTCTCGGACGCCGCCAACGGGGCCACCCTCCTCAGCATCATGGGAGGCCACTTCCTCGACGTGGTGAGCTTCGCGCTGGGCGACATCCGCGAGCTGTCCGCCGTCGTGACGAGGCAGTTCGACACGACCACCGTCATCGAAACGGGCGCCGTTCTCCCGGTCACCGCCCCGCACCAAGTGCTGGTGAGCGGTACGTTCGACGGCAACGCCGTTCTCGCCGCGCACTTCGAGGCCGGCAAAGAGCGCGGCGGCACCGACCTGCTGCTGCGCATCACGGGCACCGAAGGCGTTCTCGAGCTCCGCAGCGAACCCGCGCACCTCGATCCGCGCGATCTCGTGCTCTTCGGCGCGCGCGGCGAGGCCACATCCCTCGAGAAGTACACCGTACCCGACCGCTATTTCGGCCCGCATGGCTCGGACCTTCGCGGCTCCTCGTACGCGCTTGCCCAGGTGTACGACGCACTCGCGCGCGATATCGCCGAGGGCACATCGCTCGCCCCGAGCTTCCGCGATGCCCTGGCCCGCCACCGCTTGCTCGACACGATTGCCTCCGCATCCTCGACGGGGCAACGGCAGCGCGTTCCGGCCTAG
- a CDS encoding response regulator → MTATGGVRRKTILVVEDDEAVRTLLARALGVQYEVLTACDGQQALDLLQSSRAPAPLSLIITDVMMPKMNGYALSRLLKADRRWNTVPIVFLTARASAKDVVLGISAGARHYISKPFSVRDVIEKVGRILNA, encoded by the coding sequence GTGACCGCAACAGGTGGCGTACGACGCAAAACCATCCTGGTGGTCGAAGACGACGAGGCGGTGCGTACGCTGCTGGCTCGTGCGCTCGGGGTGCAATACGAGGTCCTTACCGCTTGCGATGGCCAACAAGCGCTCGACCTGCTGCAGAGCTCTCGGGCCCCCGCACCGCTATCCTTGATCATCACGGACGTGATGATGCCCAAGATGAACGGATATGCCTTGAGCCGCTTGCTCAAAGCCGATAGACGCTGGAACACCGTTCCCATCGTGTTTCTCACCGCGCGCGCATCGGCGAAGGACGTCGTTTTGGGCATCAGCGCGGGCGCACGGCATTACATTTCCAAGCCGTTCAGCGTGCGCGACGTCATCGAAAAGGTGGGCCGCATCCTCAACGCATGA